Proteins from a genomic interval of Treponema succinifaciens DSM 2489:
- a CDS encoding TM2 domain-containing protein, whose amino-acid sequence MDANKIGMFFVANGKKLPSEKAVLIREKMAQADDSRYATISSVELKDPTTMLLVSIFLGELGVDRFMLGETGMGILKLLTAGLCGILWLIDLIGITKKVKDYNYNELMKIL is encoded by the coding sequence ATGGACGCAAACAAAATTGGCATGTTTTTTGTAGCAAATGGAAAGAAACTACCTTCAGAAAAGGCTGTTCTTATTCGTGAAAAAATGGCACAGGCAGATGACTCACGATATGCCACAATCAGCTCTGTTGAACTGAAAGACCCGACAACTATGCTTCTTGTAAGTATTTTCCTTGGAGAACTTGGAGTTGACCGTTTTATGCTGGGGGAAACAGGTATGGGAATTTTGAAACTTCTTACAGCCGGCTTATGCGGTATTCTATGGCTCATCGATTTGATTGGCATTACAAAGAAAGTAAAGGACTACAACTACAATGAATTGATGAAGATTCTGTAA
- a CDS encoding DUF2752 domain-containing protein has translation MTCIIREIFNCPCPTCGVTRALISLLKGDLQGYFHYNLMAVPLCIATVLMIIGTKVKIKKLQIISVVILLINIPYYFYRLRLGVIP, from the coding sequence ATGACCTGCATTATTAGAGAGATTTTTAATTGTCCATGCCCTACTTGTGGAGTAACAAGAGCTTTGATTTCCTTGTTAAAAGGAGATTTACAGGGGTATTTTCACTACAATTTGATGGCAGTTCCATTATGCATAGCGACAGTTTTGATGATTATTGGCACAAAAGTAAAAATAAAAAAGCTCCAGATTATAAGTGTTGTAATTTTATTAATAAACATACCGTATTATTTTTATAGACTGAGGCTTGGGGTAATTCCATAA
- a CDS encoding DUF2281 domain-containing protein, with the protein MPLTEVQEKLKKIPDEYLGEVYNYLELLEYKILYKKQNEPSKRKFPNRHPGILKDPNFYMSPDFDEPLEDFKEYM; encoded by the coding sequence ATGCCTTTGACTGAAGTACAGGAAAAATTGAAAAAAATTCCAGACGAATATCTGGGTGAAGTATATAATTACCTTGAATTGCTGGAATATAAAATTCTATACAAAAAACAAAACGAACCTTCCAAAAGAAAGTTTCCAAATCGTCACCCTGGAATTTTAAAAGATCCGAATTTCTATATGTCTCCAGATTTTGATGAGCCTTTAGAAGATTTTAAGGAGTATATGTGA
- a CDS encoding type II toxin-antitoxin system VapC family toxin, translating into MKYLLDTHALLWYLYDDNNLSSTAKELITNEYCYYSKVSLWEIAIKQTRKLLEYKQSISEIIEACREEEFEELAVSGTSLELIKTLPDVHRDPFDRLLIAMAKENSFTIITKDSKIPLYDVKTIW; encoded by the coding sequence GTGAAATATCTTTTAGACACACATGCACTGCTGTGGTATTTATATGACGATAATAATCTTTCCTCAACAGCAAAAGAACTGATCACAAATGAGTATTGCTATTACAGTAAAGTTTCACTATGGGAAATTGCCATAAAGCAGACTAGGAAACTTCTTGAATATAAACAGTCAATTTCTGAAATTATCGAAGCCTGCAGGGAGGAAGAATTCGAGGAGCTTGCTGTATCAGGAACCTCATTGGAATTGATAAAAACGTTGCCTGATGTTCATCGAGATCCATTTGACAGACTGTTGATTGCCATGGCAAAAGAAAATAGTTTTACAATTATTACAAAAGACTCAAAAATTCCATTGTATGATGTAAAGACAATTTGGTAG
- a CDS encoding NERD domain-containing protein has protein sequence MIVIIFIVLILVIVFKINSSKIKGSVGEFKVNTRLNFLGNEYISLNDILIKSSNGNTSQIDELVLSEYGIFIIETKNYKGWIFGNEKSENWTQVIFKEKHTFRNPIKQNWSHVYALKNVLSEFPNIHYFPIVVFTGDATLKGIESTVPVIYSNRLNSTIKNLSSEKCLSQTEVEKIKSILESVEITEKMARKEHVKNIKQNIVEKQLKMENLICPRCNGELKLRNGRNGKFYGCSNYPRCRFTMPY, from the coding sequence ATGATAGTAATTATTTTTATAGTCTTAATATTGGTAATAGTCTTTAAAATCAACTCTTCTAAAATAAAAGGTTCTGTTGGAGAGTTTAAAGTAAATACAAGATTAAATTTTCTTGGAAATGAATATATTTCCTTGAATGATATTCTGATAAAAAGTTCTAATGGAAATACTTCACAAATAGATGAATTGGTATTATCCGAGTATGGAATTTTTATAATTGAAACCAAGAATTATAAAGGCTGGATTTTTGGAAATGAAAAATCAGAAAACTGGACACAGGTAATTTTCAAAGAAAAGCATACATTCAGAAATCCAATAAAGCAAAATTGGAGTCATGTATATGCATTAAAAAATGTATTATCGGAATTTCCAAATATACATTATTTTCCAATTGTAGTCTTTACAGGAGATGCGACCTTAAAAGGTATAGAATCAACTGTCCCTGTTATTTATAGTAATAGATTAAATTCAACGATTAAAAATCTGAGTTCAGAAAAATGTTTATCACAAACAGAAGTTGAAAAAATAAAATCGATTTTGGAATCAGTAGAAATTACTGAAAAAATGGCAAGAAAAGAACATGTAAAAAATATAAAACAAAATATTGTTGAGAAACAACTGAAAATGGAGAATTTAATTTGTCCAAGATGTAATGGTGAATTAAAATTACGAAATGGAAGGAATGGTAAATTCTACGGATGTTCAAACTATCCTAGATGCAGATTTACTATGCCTTATTAG
- a CDS encoding IS982 family transposase: MYEQIYNLTSMFFKSLKGNLMYEFLISKFNGKRGPQRKLSLEQIVALNIYRFHFKMGDLKNYHKMIKELMSDKVPNLPNYENFMKVTNKSTVFILAFMNFLMAMNRKKESEIHYMDSTPITVCMNHKIYSHKVTKGIAKRSKSTKGWWYGFKMSGICNEQGDFENIILSYANIADCNIAEKLAEVVKGTIFADAGYLQKKDVLKRMEEDGIKFEAAPRKNMNKLMSRFECYHIKHRSIIESNWGTLKNNFQLEYHKARSIVGLFL; this comes from the coding sequence ATGTATGAACAAATTTACAACTTAACCAGCATGTTTTTCAAGAGCCTTAAAGGAAATTTGATGTATGAATTTCTTATTTCAAAGTTCAATGGAAAACGAGGTCCTCAAAGGAAATTAAGTCTTGAGCAGATTGTCGCGCTGAACATCTACAGATTTCATTTCAAAATGGGAGATTTGAAAAATTATCATAAAATGATAAAAGAACTGATGAGTGACAAAGTTCCAAATCTCCCCAATTATGAAAATTTCATGAAGGTAACAAATAAATCGACTGTATTTATCCTTGCATTTATGAACTTCTTGATGGCTATGAACAGAAAAAAAGAATCCGAAATACATTACATGGATTCTACACCGATAACAGTCTGCATGAATCATAAAATTTACTCTCACAAAGTAACAAAGGGCATTGCAAAAAGAAGTAAATCTACAAAAGGATGGTGGTACGGATTCAAAATGAGCGGAATCTGCAATGAACAGGGCGATTTTGAAAACATCATTCTCAGTTATGCAAATATTGCTGACTGTAATATTGCAGAAAAACTGGCAGAAGTTGTAAAGGGGACAATATTTGCGGATGCAGGGTATTTACAGAAAAAAGATGTTTTGAAGCGAATGGAAGAAGATGGAATTAAATTTGAGGCGGCTCCAAGAAAAAATATGAACAAACTTATGAGCCGCTTTGAATGTTATCATATCAAGCACAGAAGCATCATTGAATCCAACTGGGGAACATTGAAAAATAACTTTCAGCTTGAATATCATAAGGCACGAAGTATTGTCGGTCTTTTTCTATAG
- a CDS encoding acyltransferase, with amino-acid sequence MENSNKRIVYADLLRIIATFAVIVLHVSASKWYDTPVKDFNWQIYNLYDSLVRWAVPIFIMLSGMFFLNPEKFISTSNIIKKYIFRILLAIIVWGLFYQAYEIIGKFIFRNESITLKRIIVAFAKIPLGPPWYHLWYLYMLIGLYLLTPIYRIFVKNAEEKDIRYLLILFFLFGLVLPFLKKVLLHFDSRLNINFEISELINYSGYYFAGYYFSKYPINKNAKIGIYSLGFLSFIFTIICTSYISIKNGEPNGYLYGNLLPTTMFEAFTIFLLIKSIDEKEFSEKKAQIISEISKSTFGIYLIHDFIKSVIFMVGITSDFINPLLAVPVSSVVIFVISLCIIFFTRKIPVSKYIM; translated from the coding sequence ATGGAAAACTCAAATAAAAGAATTGTTTATGCAGATTTATTGAGAATCATTGCTACTTTTGCAGTAATTGTTTTACATGTTTCAGCATCAAAATGGTATGACACTCCAGTAAAAGACTTTAATTGGCAAATATATAATTTATATGATTCTTTAGTGCGCTGGGCAGTTCCTATTTTTATAATGCTAAGCGGAATGTTTTTTCTAAATCCTGAAAAATTTATTTCAACAAGTAATATTATTAAAAAATATATTTTTAGAATTTTACTCGCAATAATTGTTTGGGGATTGTTTTATCAGGCTTATGAAATTATTGGTAAGTTTATTTTTAGAAATGAATCAATCACCTTAAAAAGAATTATCGTGGCTTTCGCAAAAATTCCGCTTGGTCCGCCTTGGTATCATCTTTGGTATCTTTACATGCTTATTGGTTTATATTTGCTAACACCTATTTACCGCATCTTTGTAAAAAACGCAGAAGAAAAAGACATTAGATACTTGTTAATTTTATTCTTTTTATTTGGTCTTGTCTTGCCGTTTCTCAAAAAGGTTCTTTTACATTTTGATTCGCGATTAAATATAAACTTTGAAATTTCGGAACTCATAAATTATTCTGGATACTATTTTGCTGGGTATTATTTTTCAAAGTATCCAATAAATAAGAATGCAAAAATTGGAATTTACAGTTTGGGTTTTTTATCATTTATCTTTACAATTATTTGTACTTCTTATATTTCAATAAAAAATGGAGAACCTAACGGGTATTTATATGGAAATTTATTACCTACAACAATGTTTGAAGCTTTCACAATATTTTTATTAATAAAATCAATTGATGAAAAAGAATTCTCGGAGAAAAAGGCTCAAATAATTTCTGAAATAAGTAAAAGTACATTTGGAATTTATCTTATTCACGATTTTATAAAATCTGTAATTTTTATGGTTGGAATTACATCAGATTTTATTAATCCACTTCTTGCAGTTCCAGTTTCTTCTGTTGTTATATTTGTGATTTCTCTTTGTATAATTTTTTTTACTAGAAAAATCCCTGTAAGTAAATATATAATGTAG
- a CDS encoding acyltransferase family protein, with amino-acid sequence MKTQILDKQSFQISEEDSKRITSLRFLLIVFVVFIHANLTPDDALNYYHYDFIQPKWIEVFKNFICNTLGGAAVPLFFLFASYLQFSKNDSYPTLLKKRSKSLLLPYILWTVITVILYFIAQSIPQTAPYFQNPINIVRAWKGFDWIKIFTYHNDIYPLVYQFWFLRDLMILIILSPILKYLCKKFAGGMLVFVSVFAIKGIPIFCVNTGALFFYIAGYYFAAYKISFFKIADKMKIYEYITLLALTIPFDLMFESKYNFGFIKTLISCLFFLKLSSSFIKHQNLYGKLKYLAGYSFFLYAVHTPLLGTSINKISQQIIPLHGILCLVQFLLASFLTIVFGTIFGILLNKICSPAFRLLNGGRK; translated from the coding sequence ATGAAAACTCAGATTTTAGACAAACAATCTTTTCAGATTTCAGAAGAAGATTCAAAAAGAATTACTAGCCTTCGATTTTTACTAATTGTATTTGTCGTGTTCATACATGCAAATCTAACACCAGATGATGCATTGAATTATTATCATTACGATTTTATACAACCCAAATGGATAGAAGTATTTAAGAACTTTATTTGTAATACTCTTGGCGGAGCTGCCGTACCATTGTTTTTCTTGTTTGCTTCATACCTGCAGTTTTCGAAAAATGATTCATATCCAACTCTTTTGAAGAAAAGAAGTAAATCATTACTTTTACCTTACATTCTATGGACTGTAATAACAGTAATTCTGTATTTTATTGCACAGTCAATTCCTCAGACTGCTCCATACTTCCAAAATCCAATTAATATCGTACGAGCTTGGAAGGGTTTTGATTGGATTAAAATCTTTACATATCATAATGACATTTATCCTCTGGTTTATCAGTTCTGGTTCTTACGAGATCTTATGATTTTGATTATATTATCCCCTATATTAAAATACCTCTGTAAAAAATTTGCTGGAGGAATGTTAGTTTTTGTTTCTGTTTTTGCCATAAAAGGAATTCCTATTTTTTGTGTAAATACTGGAGCATTATTCTTTTATATTGCTGGATACTATTTTGCAGCGTATAAAATATCATTCTTTAAGATTGCCGACAAAATGAAGATTTATGAATACATCACTCTGTTAGCTTTGACGATTCCATTTGATTTAATGTTTGAAAGTAAATACAATTTCGGTTTTATAAAAACACTAATATCATGTTTGTTCTTTTTGAAACTTTCATCAAGTTTTATAAAACATCAAAATCTTTATGGCAAATTAAAATACTTGGCAGGATATTCATTTTTCCTTTATGCAGTTCATACTCCATTACTTGGTACAAGTATCAACAAAATCTCACAACAAATAATTCCTTTGCATGGAATTCTTTGTCTTGTTCAATTTTTATTGGCATCATTCCTAACAATTGTGTTTGGAACTATTTTTGGTATTTTGTTAAATAAAATTTGTTCTCCAGCTTTCAGATTATTGAATGGTGGCAGAAAATAG
- a CDS encoding type III toxin-antitoxin system ToxN/AbiQ family toxin, with product MEQERLNLYYMDMKYIRDLHNADDRVQSVSPQIHKSNRPFVGIVVICGEHKYCVPLDSAKEKHKTQKNDVDFTRIFDGDKLISVLNFNNMIPIDNKFIRNYPLIHS from the coding sequence ATGGAACAAGAGCGTCTTAATTTATACTACATGGATATGAAATACATACGTGATTTGCACAATGCCGATGATCGCGTCCAATCAGTTTCCCCTCAAATTCATAAAAGTAATCGACCATTTGTCGGAATTGTTGTAATTTGCGGAGAACATAAATATTGCGTTCCATTGGATTCAGCAAAAGAAAAACATAAAACTCAGAAAAACGATGTCGATTTTACAAGAATCTTTGATGGTGATAAATTAATCAGTGTTCTAAATTTCAATAACATGATTCCCATCGATAATAAATTTATTCGGAATTATCCCCTCATACACTCTTAA
- a CDS encoding IS1595 family transposase: MLKQIRSAMGNTDMSKAFEAMVEIDETYIGGKPRKMNGETEPSKRGRGTKKTPVVGVKERSSSHVFAKVALPNEEGKKLTGKQLFNILDSVCKKDATVLTDDFRGYNFMNHKNTNKNNYYRISVNHLESIYSLGNGLHTNGIESFWALLKRGILGIYHHVSVDYLQEYVNEFCFRQNNGTSSFDVLLKQGIFAA; the protein is encoded by the coding sequence ATGCTCAAGCAGATACGCTCTGCAATGGGAAACACTGATATGTCAAAAGCATTTGAAGCAATGGTCGAAATTGACGAAACATATATCGGCGGTAAACCTAGAAAAATGAACGGCGAAACAGAGCCTTCAAAGCGTGGACGTGGAACTAAAAAAACTCCTGTTGTAGGTGTAAAAGAAAGAAGTTCAAGCCACGTATTCGCAAAGGTAGCACTTCCAAACGAAGAAGGCAAGAAACTTACAGGAAAGCAGCTTTTCAATATTCTTGACAGCGTATGCAAGAAAGACGCAACGGTTCTGACCGATGATTTTAGAGGCTACAATTTTATGAACCATAAAAACACAAATAAAAACAACTACTACAGAATCAGCGTAAATCATTTAGAAAGCATTTACAGCCTCGGCAACGGACTTCATACAAACGGAATTGAATCGTTCTGGGCACTGTTGAAGCGTGGAATTCTCGGAATTTATCATCACGTTTCTGTAGACTACTTGCAGGAATATGTAAACGAATTCTGTTTCCGGCAGAACAACGGAACAAGCTCATTTGATGTACTGTTAAAGCAGGGGATATTTGCGGCATAA
- a CDS encoding type III toxin-antitoxin system ToxN/AbiQ family toxin: protein MLGDNSEFICKIDLSPNPKDNPAQAHYKKLCIKEIEWCRKNQEAIVKKANKLYYLVQKTNCSSMLKKRCNDFKKLEKVLEKLLQKENKA, encoded by the coding sequence GTGTTAGGGGATAATTCCGAATTTATTTGTAAAATTGATTTAAGTCCAAATCCAAAAGATAATCCTGCACAGGCACATTATAAGAAATTATGTATAAAAGAAATAGAATGGTGCCGTAAAAATCAGGAAGCCATCGTTAAAAAAGCGAATAAATTATATTACCTTGTTCAAAAAACAAATTGCAGTAGTATGCTCAAGAAAAGATGTAACGATTTTAAGAAACTTGAAAAAGTATTGGAAAAATTGTTGCAAAAAGAAAATAAAGCATAA